A window of Infirmifilum lucidum contains these coding sequences:
- a CDS encoding cyclase family protein, giving the protein MEHTSTHVDSPAHFVENAETIDAVPLERFTGTWVVVDVQDLPQRAEIGVGVLEERLAGVLDELGPG; this is encoded by the coding sequence ATGGAGCACACCTCGACTCACGTCGACTCGCCAGCCCACTTCGTGGAGAACGCCGAGACAATCGACGCCGTGCCGCTCGAGAGGTTCACGGGGACGTGGGTCGTGGTGGACGTGCAGGATCTGCCGCAGAGGGCCGAAATAGGAGTCGGAGTCCTCGAGGAGAGGCTTGCCGGAGTTCTGGACGAGCTGGGCCCAGGATAG
- a CDS encoding PD-(D/E)XK nuclease family protein, which yields MKEILDRLEENTQVTKALQEQVAEHSRVIAEHTRAIRDLYRLVSALGARWGLLSEEAFRLAMADLLQGFGGRVEEWVSYNEEGLVYGQPSPVEVDLVVRDGEHILVEVKSSVSRGDVYEFWRVAQFYERKTGIKPRLVIVSPSVDSRAQQAAERLGIKVLSGAEGV from the coding sequence GTGAAGGAGATTCTCGATAGGCTCGAGGAAAACACGCAGGTGACCAAGGCCCTCCAGGAGCAAGTGGCCGAGCACTCGAGGGTGATAGCCGAGCACACCAGAGCCATACGGGATCTTTACAGGCTAGTCTCCGCGCTGGGCGCTAGGTGGGGTTTGCTCAGCGAGGAGGCTTTCCGGCTGGCGATGGCTGACCTCCTGCAAGGCTTCGGCGGGAGAGTCGAGGAGTGGGTCTCATACAACGAGGAGGGCCTCGTCTACGGGCAACCCTCCCCCGTCGAGGTAGACCTCGTAGTCAGGGACGGGGAGCACATACTCGTAGAAGTGAAGTCTAGTGTCTCGCGGGGCGACGTGTACGAGTTCTGGCGCGTCGCCCAGTTCTACGAGAGGAAGACTGGCATAAAGCCCAGGCTTGTCATAGTCTCACCCTCTGTCGACAGCAGGGCCCAGCAAGCCGCCGAGAGGCTGGGAATCAAGGTGCTGTCTGGGGCGGAGGGCGTGTAG
- a CDS encoding HAD family hydrolase: MLLPPGRVYVFDVDGVLVDASERLREALERVGARGASSPDELEPWARQRFWELFLSEELLALDRPREVGIRLLLDRLGRGVVLVLTGRPYRLYRVTLRELSGFGVPVEKVILSMRPRGDRRRDVEFKASVLARIPDVAEVHDDEPGVLEAARRLHPGARLFLHRGDSYELVP, from the coding sequence ATGTTGCTCCCGCCGGGCAGGGTGTATGTCTTCGACGTGGACGGCGTCCTAGTGGACGCGAGCGAGCGCCTACGGGAGGCCCTCGAGAGAGTCGGGGCTAGGGGCGCGTCCTCCCCGGACGAGCTCGAGCCCTGGGCCAGGCAGAGGTTCTGGGAGTTGTTCCTGTCGGAGGAGCTCCTCGCGCTAGACAGGCCGCGCGAGGTCGGGATCAGGCTACTGCTTGACAGGTTGGGGAGGGGCGTCGTGCTCGTGCTGACCGGCAGGCCGTACAGGCTCTACAGGGTGACCCTACGGGAGCTCTCGGGCTTCGGCGTCCCAGTCGAGAAGGTCATACTGAGCATGAGGCCGAGGGGCGACAGGAGGAGGGACGTCGAGTTCAAGGCAAGCGTGCTCGCGAGGATACCCGATGTCGCCGAAGTCCACGACGACGAGCCAGGCGTGCTCGAGGCCGCGAGGAGGCTGCACCCCGGCGCGAGGCTCTTCCTGCACCGCGGGGACTCCTACGAGCTAGTCCCCTAG
- a CDS encoding ATP-binding cassette domain-containing protein, which produces MEVVVAEHLWKRFGPTVALRDVSLRVEEGVYLLLGPNGSGKSTMLKLVVGFLKPTRGRITVLGYTPWRDYTRLGERVAYAFEGMPLPWWMTGREFVEGYCRLRGCDDEMLAQACGRLGVLDYWDRPIFGYSSGMKKKLLLLMALAARADLYVLDEPFTLLDRKSLEETCSLIAQLPGKATLIATHIIPDPVKETKPSVIEFYEGTITNVRRE; this is translated from the coding sequence GTGGAGGTAGTCGTGGCCGAGCACCTCTGGAAGAGGTTTGGGCCGACAGTGGCGCTCAGAGACGTCTCGCTGAGAGTCGAGGAGGGGGTCTACTTGCTCCTGGGCCCGAACGGATCCGGGAAGTCCACAATGCTTAAACTCGTAGTCGGCTTCTTGAAGCCCACGCGTGGACGCATAACAGTCCTCGGGTACACCCCGTGGCGCGACTACACGAGGCTGGGGGAGAGGGTCGCGTACGCCTTCGAGGGGATGCCGCTCCCCTGGTGGATGACGGGGAGGGAGTTCGTCGAGGGCTACTGCAGGCTGAGGGGCTGCGACGACGAGATGCTGGCGCAGGCATGCGGGAGGCTCGGAGTGCTGGACTACTGGGATAGGCCGATCTTCGGCTACTCCAGCGGGATGAAGAAGAAACTCCTACTCCTCATGGCGCTCGCCGCAAGAGCAGACCTATACGTCCTGGACGAGCCCTTCACGCTCCTCGACAGGAAGTCTCTGGAGGAGACATGCAGCCTCATAGCACAGCTCCCGGGCAAGGCCACATTAATCGCGACCCACATCATACCCGACCCCGTGAAGGAAACGAAGCCCTCCGTGATCGAGTTCTACGAGGGGACAATCACTAACGTCAGGAGGGAGTAG